In the genome of Nitrospira japonica, one region contains:
- a CDS encoding prepilin-type N-terminal cleavage/methylation domain-containing protein, whose product MEPNIAIGNRTVRMPNGFTLIELLIVVSIVGILATMAIPTYQASLIKAREAALRQDLFTLRDVLDQHRADQGKFPASLQILVGTGYLRTVPKDPFTNSETTWQEITGGVEEGVIDVFSGSDFVGTNGVPYNRW is encoded by the coding sequence ATGGAACCAAATATCGCGATTGGTAACCGTACGGTGCGGATGCCGAACGGTTTTACGTTGATCGAGTTGTTGATCGTCGTTTCAATCGTCGGGATATTGGCGACGATGGCGATACCAACATACCAAGCCTCTTTAATCAAGGCCCGAGAAGCCGCGCTGCGACAGGATCTTTTCACATTGCGTGACGTCCTCGATCAACATCGTGCGGATCAGGGAAAATTTCCAGCTTCCCTGCAGATATTGGTCGGTACCGGTTACCTGCGGACCGTTCCCAAGGATCCGTTCACCAATTCCGAAACCACGTGGCAGGAGATCACCGGGGGTGTCGAAGAAGGCGTCATCGACGTCTTTTCAGGGTCCGACTTCGTCGGGACGAACGGAGTTCCGTACAATCGATGGTAA
- a CDS encoding GspE/PulE family protein: MSRVQGLVTKSGGRPTLADVLVNEGLLPRQTVEQTLDRLHGVSAGLGQTLVSEGLLSEEQLARALALQFGLPFDPLTDFRVDQSFYGSLSVKLMQRHPFVPIAEQGSRLVVAIPDPYNLLALDELELLLGRELDLVVSPRNAILLALDRSEGSSQALRELEAEYRSVLVKEDERGDEILTIDQGGEDQSPAVKLLDSIMLSAMQRRASDIHIEAADRATKVKFRVDGILVPAMEPLDIRLHAPLVSRLKVMSDLDIAERRVPQDGSFRMRLERKTVDFRVSILPSVFGESVVIRILDREAITTGVSALRLDRLGFNEEDLKRFRRAITRPYGMVLVTGPTGSGKTTTLYAAITEMNVKEDKLITIEDPVEYQLPGVVQIPVNEKKGLTFARGLRSILRHDPDKIMVGEIRDAETAQIAIQSALTGHLVLTTVHANNVFDVIGRFASMGIDSYNFLAALNCVLAQRLIRIVCSACRMAVKLDQALAQESGLDYEEYKDLPFYQGKGCQECLGTGYRGRKCITEFLDLTDEIKEMILAERPLSEIRYRAVTSGMITLRQSAVRKVIDGSSTLREINRVTFNEES; this comes from the coding sequence ATGAGTCGTGTACAGGGATTGGTGACCAAGAGCGGCGGGAGACCGACGTTGGCAGACGTGCTTGTGAACGAAGGGCTGCTGCCCAGGCAGACAGTCGAGCAGACGCTCGACCGGCTGCATGGGGTGTCGGCCGGTCTCGGACAAACTCTGGTGAGCGAGGGGCTCTTGTCCGAGGAGCAGCTTGCACGGGCGCTGGCGCTCCAGTTCGGGCTTCCGTTCGATCCCTTGACGGACTTCCGTGTGGACCAGTCGTTCTATGGTTCCCTGTCGGTCAAGCTGATGCAGCGCCATCCGTTCGTTCCCATCGCCGAACAGGGGAGCCGGCTCGTCGTCGCCATCCCTGATCCCTACAACCTGCTTGCACTCGATGAACTGGAATTGCTGCTCGGCCGCGAATTGGATCTCGTGGTCAGCCCGCGCAATGCCATTCTCCTGGCGTTGGACCGCAGCGAAGGTTCAAGCCAAGCGCTCCGCGAGCTGGAGGCGGAGTACCGGTCCGTTCTCGTAAAGGAGGACGAACGGGGAGATGAAATCCTCACGATCGACCAGGGCGGGGAAGACCAAAGCCCGGCCGTCAAACTTCTCGACTCCATCATGTTGAGTGCGATGCAACGGCGCGCGAGCGACATCCATATCGAAGCCGCGGATCGCGCGACGAAGGTCAAATTTCGTGTCGACGGGATTCTCGTGCCGGCCATGGAACCTCTCGACATTCGATTGCACGCGCCGTTGGTTTCGCGGCTCAAAGTCATGTCGGATCTCGATATCGCGGAGCGCCGCGTGCCGCAGGACGGCAGCTTTCGGATGAGGCTGGAGCGCAAGACGGTGGATTTTCGGGTCTCGATCCTTCCCAGCGTCTTCGGAGAATCGGTGGTTATCCGGATTCTGGATCGGGAGGCGATTACGACCGGCGTGTCTGCGCTGCGGCTGGACCGATTGGGGTTCAACGAAGAAGACCTCAAACGATTCCGGCGCGCTATTACGAGGCCGTACGGCATGGTGCTGGTGACCGGTCCGACCGGTAGCGGAAAGACGACCACCTTGTATGCGGCCATCACTGAAATGAACGTGAAAGAGGACAAGCTCATCACGATCGAAGATCCCGTCGAGTACCAGCTGCCGGGGGTTGTGCAAATCCCGGTCAATGAGAAAAAAGGCCTCACTTTTGCCAGGGGATTACGCTCGATCCTGCGTCATGATCCTGACAAGATCATGGTCGGCGAAATTCGCGATGCTGAAACCGCTCAAATTGCCATCCAATCGGCGTTAACCGGGCATCTTGTCCTGACCACCGTCCATGCCAATAACGTCTTCGACGTGATCGGACGTTTTGCGTCCATGGGGATCGATTCGTACAACTTCTTGGCCGCGCTCAACTGCGTGTTGGCGCAGCGGCTCATTCGAATCGTGTGTTCGGCCTGTCGGATGGCGGTCAAGCTCGATCAAGCCCTCGCTCAGGAATCAGGACTGGACTATGAAGAATACAAAGACCTTCCCTTCTATCAGGGAAAGGGATGTCAAGAATGCCTGGGGACCGGTTACCGTGGGAGAAAATGCATCACCGAATTCTTGGACTTGACCGATGAGATCAAGGAAATGATTTTGGCTGAGCGGCCGCTGTCCGAAATTCGTTATCGAGCGGTGACGTCGGGCATGATCACCTTGCGGCAATCCGCCGTGCGAAAGGTAATAGACGGCTCCTCCACCTTACGCGAGATCAATCGCGTCACGTTCAACGAGGAAAGCTAG
- a CDS encoding LysM peptidoglycan-binding domain-containing protein, with protein MAEPEVVDLQLSIDTLKTQVRDTQRTITELRAELDVRRQELADAQVARAQLEGRVREAERRVAEAKQVIELQREELMTARAERERLSRSSLQLHSQLKRLQKHLSKSGMSKDGIQDVLPAFREGSGRKAQKTAMVATPAALMGTSVDYDDMASDRDFSYGEPAPRTVFVKYGDTLWSLAKRHHVSLHQLREINQLSGNAIEIGQALRLPEGRRGRASVPGVPESIP; from the coding sequence ATGGCAGAACCAGAGGTAGTCGACCTCCAGTTGAGCATCGACACGCTCAAGACCCAGGTCAGAGATACGCAACGCACGATCACGGAGTTAAGGGCCGAGTTGGACGTGCGGCGGCAGGAACTGGCGGATGCGCAGGTGGCTCGTGCTCAGCTCGAAGGCCGGGTCCGGGAGGCGGAACGTCGCGTCGCCGAAGCCAAACAAGTGATCGAACTCCAGCGCGAAGAACTGATGACAGCCCGGGCAGAACGGGAGCGACTCTCTCGCAGCAGCCTTCAATTGCACAGCCAGTTAAAGCGGCTGCAAAAACATCTGTCCAAGTCCGGCATGTCCAAAGACGGGATTCAGGATGTCCTGCCGGCCTTTCGAGAAGGATCCGGTCGTAAGGCGCAAAAGACAGCCATGGTCGCCACGCCTGCGGCATTGATGGGTACGTCGGTGGACTATGACGACATGGCAAGCGATAGGGATTTTTCTTATGGCGAGCCTGCACCTCGCACCGTCTTCGTGAAATACGGAGACACATTGTGGAGTCTGGCCAAGAGGCATCATGTCTCATTGCACCAGCTGCGCGAGATCAATCAGCTTTCGGGCAACGCCATCGAAATCGGTCAGGCGCTCCGGCTTCCGGAAGGTCGGAGGGGACGAGCATCTGTCCCAGGAGTTCCGGAGTCGATTCCCTAA
- a CDS encoding type II secretion system protein yields MGRLFGDERGITYLFLMFAIVLIGIATTTAAKQWKGMIQREQEADLLTKGIEIQNALALYSATMKAGRVTQGEVYPQSLVELTRLPKPFLRKAYRDPMTHGEWEYLKGPYGGIMGVRSRSVAEPIRKHEFPLPVRHFDGKKSYRDWIFQFPNPSMAGAFPSTVPVNVPPPNAMNQFPTGSNQSNQANSQPSDSSGPSGNIMVPPASSF; encoded by the coding sequence GTGGGAAGGTTGTTCGGCGATGAGCGCGGCATCACCTATCTGTTTCTCATGTTTGCGATCGTCCTGATCGGCATTGCGACCACCACTGCGGCCAAGCAATGGAAAGGCATGATTCAACGTGAACAGGAAGCGGATTTGCTGACCAAGGGCATTGAAATCCAAAATGCTCTGGCGCTGTATTCCGCTACGATGAAGGCCGGCCGCGTCACCCAGGGGGAAGTGTATCCCCAGTCCTTGGTCGAGTTAACGCGATTACCCAAGCCGTTTCTCCGCAAGGCCTATCGAGATCCCATGACCCATGGAGAGTGGGAATATCTCAAGGGCCCTTACGGCGGCATTATGGGGGTTCGGAGCAGAAGCGTTGCGGAGCCGATTCGGAAGCATGAGTTCCCATTGCCCGTTCGCCACTTCGACGGCAAGAAGAGCTATCGTGACTGGATTTTTCAGTTCCCCAATCCCTCCATGGCCGGTGCGTTTCCATCTACTGTGCCCGTCAACGTGCCTCCTCCAAACGCGATGAACCAGTTTCCGACCGGATCGAATCAATCCAATCAAGCGAACTCGCAGCCTTCGGATTCATCGGGTCCATCTGGCAACATCATGGTGCCGCCCGCCTCTTCCTTCTAG
- a CDS encoding PilN domain-containing protein, which translates to MSMLKHSSVVALGRIFLPGSSSTQYFHLDLASRYRWYVKPVRAGLATLCILACLWIAWTLALTMNRLAELREMQTRLDQIRDQDRQLVAGARKEGIDLSAHSLNILPAEVSLANELLAKRNFSWTQFLSGLEEAIPQRVSIKSVRLDSVGRVVHLTGAAITVEDITALTMKLQDHPVFRDPVLGQHHVGGDGLVEFDLSLKYNREKASGA; encoded by the coding sequence ATGAGTATGCTGAAGCATTCATCTGTCGTGGCATTAGGCAGGATATTTCTGCCTGGGTCGAGCAGCACGCAATATTTTCATCTCGACCTTGCCAGCCGCTACCGATGGTACGTCAAACCGGTGCGGGCAGGACTTGCCACACTCTGTATTCTGGCCTGTCTGTGGATCGCATGGACTCTCGCGCTCACGATGAATCGACTTGCAGAACTGCGCGAGATGCAGACGCGTCTTGATCAAATCCGGGATCAGGACCGCCAACTTGTGGCTGGCGCTCGGAAGGAAGGGATCGATCTGTCGGCTCACAGTCTGAACATTTTGCCGGCCGAGGTGAGTTTGGCCAACGAATTGCTCGCCAAGCGAAACTTTTCATGGACCCAATTTCTATCCGGCCTCGAGGAGGCGATTCCTCAACGCGTCTCGATCAAGAGCGTTCGGCTCGATTCTGTGGGAAGGGTGGTCCATCTGACAGGCGCGGCCATCACGGTTGAAGACATTACGGCCTTGACGATGAAACTCCAGGACCACCCTGTCTTTCGGGATCCCGTCCTTGGGCAGCACCATGTGGGTGGGGACGGGCTGGTCGAGTTCGATCTTTCATTAAAGTACAACCGCGAGAAGGCCTCCGGCGCATGA
- a CDS encoding glutamate-5-semialdehyde dehydrogenase, whose translation MADKTRDSTLPAEPKEPVEYSEVPEQSAEEYIETLVKRARQASGQLATLSTSVKNRALSAMADALEERSEPILAANEQDLDAFGAAPERKAMADRLRLSPSRISEMADGIREVAKLADPLGETPKMWIRPNGMQVGRVRVPIGVIGIIYESRPNVTADSAALCLKSGNACVLRGGSEAIHSNRAIAAALSEAAEKSGIPSGAIGFITRADREAVPIFLKQDRYVDLIIPRGGESLMRTVAEHSTIPVLKHDAGVCHIYVDDDADAAMADRIALNAKVQRPSTCNAMETLLVHHGIARTWLAGFVEKLSAAKVEVRGCPKTCQLSSLAKPAADDDYGKEFLDLTLAVKVVKNIDEALEHIARYGSHHTEAIVTGNYQKAMRFLREVDASAVLVNASTRLNDGYQFGLGAEIGISTSRIHARGPMGLQELTCSKFVVLGSGQIRE comes from the coding sequence ATGGCTGACAAGACCCGAGACAGTACGCTGCCCGCCGAACCGAAGGAACCCGTCGAGTATTCCGAGGTTCCGGAACAATCCGCTGAAGAATACATAGAGACTCTGGTCAAACGGGCACGGCAAGCTTCAGGGCAACTCGCCACGCTGTCGACGTCTGTAAAGAATCGGGCATTGTCGGCCATGGCCGACGCGTTGGAAGAGCGGTCAGAACCGATATTGGCCGCGAATGAGCAGGACCTCGACGCGTTCGGCGCAGCACCCGAGCGAAAGGCCATGGCGGATCGGCTTCGGTTGTCGCCTTCACGGATTTCCGAAATGGCCGACGGTATCAGGGAGGTGGCGAAGTTGGCCGACCCGCTGGGTGAAACCCCCAAGATGTGGATTCGACCCAACGGGATGCAGGTCGGACGAGTGCGGGTTCCCATCGGCGTCATCGGCATCATTTACGAATCCCGTCCGAACGTCACCGCAGATTCCGCAGCGCTGTGTTTGAAATCGGGCAATGCCTGCGTTCTTCGCGGAGGCAGTGAAGCGATTCACTCCAACAGAGCGATCGCGGCCGCGCTGTCTGAAGCGGCTGAAAAATCCGGTATCCCCTCTGGCGCGATCGGTTTCATCACGCGAGCGGATCGTGAGGCGGTTCCTATCTTCCTAAAGCAGGACCGGTATGTCGATCTCATCATTCCGCGCGGGGGCGAGTCTCTCATGCGAACGGTGGCGGAGCATTCCACCATTCCGGTGCTCAAACATGACGCAGGAGTGTGTCACATCTACGTGGATGACGATGCGGATGCCGCGATGGCAGACCGGATCGCGCTCAACGCCAAAGTGCAACGGCCGTCCACCTGCAATGCGATGGAGACGCTGCTGGTCCATCACGGAATCGCCCGTACATGGTTGGCCGGATTTGTCGAGAAGCTGTCCGCGGCGAAGGTGGAAGTACGAGGATGTCCGAAGACCTGTCAACTCTCCTCGTTGGCCAAGCCGGCGGCCGATGACGACTACGGAAAGGAATTTCTGGATCTGACCCTGGCCGTCAAAGTCGTGAAGAATATCGACGAAGCGTTGGAGCACATCGCCCGCTACGGATCTCACCATACCGAGGCCATTGTGACCGGCAATTATCAAAAGGCCATGCGATTTCTTCGGGAAGTCGACGCGAGCGCCGTATTGGTCAATGCATCAACGAGATTGAACGACGGATATCAGTTCGGTCTTGGGGCGGAGATCGGAATCAGTACCTCGCGGATCCACGCGCGCGGGCCTATGGGACTGCAGGAACTCACCTGTTCGAAGTTTGTCGTCCTGGGCAGCGGCCAAATCCGCGAATGA
- a CDS encoding type II secretion system protein translates to MKQSGVTLLELMVTLTIVMILASVALPLSRLSTKRAHEVELRQHLRIVRAAIDTFKLEWNRDGDVLVGPVCLKNKLTCKEVSSLYGYPKSLNVLLGVTLTGEEATVRGSTIRRYLRSLPIDPLTGKADWRFRCYKDAPDASSWCGEDIYDVMTKSDDVALDGTKYRDW, encoded by the coding sequence GTGAAACAGTCCGGCGTCACGCTTCTGGAATTGATGGTGACGCTGACGATCGTGATGATCCTCGCGTCCGTGGCGCTTCCGTTGAGCCGCCTGTCGACCAAACGAGCGCACGAAGTAGAGTTGCGACAGCACCTGCGGATCGTCCGGGCGGCCATCGATACGTTCAAGCTGGAATGGAATCGGGATGGCGATGTGCTGGTCGGCCCCGTGTGTCTTAAGAACAAGCTGACCTGTAAGGAGGTCAGCAGCCTCTATGGCTATCCAAAATCCCTGAACGTGTTGCTCGGAGTGACTCTCACCGGTGAGGAAGCGACGGTCCGAGGCTCGACGATCCGGCGTTACTTGAGGAGTCTTCCCATCGATCCGTTGACCGGAAAGGCGGACTGGCGATTCCGTTGCTACAAGGATGCGCCTGACGCGTCGAGTTGGTGCGGTGAAGACATCTACGATGTAATGACGAAAAGCGATGACGTCGCGCTTGATGGAACCAAATATCGCGATTGGTAA
- a CDS encoding type IV pilus biogenesis protein PilM — MLGFGGKPRFCLKVGSRGLVWGEHIRTWRGRHRYRCHSSPLPADSIKLSPIDPNVINHAVLEERLRSLVSSGSRSRLTEKIGMSELPKAITLVLPDLAVRTIVLSLDHLPSRSEELEALIRWRLGQEQRLPLVGTKLVWQVFPASGADDNSHVVLVVVIQDSILHQYEAVCEAAGLVPREVGVTSFSSFNLWLRAAGGRRRLHHDLAWVTVLDGALTCFIFHDRRPVFVRTKLLPEDPVHSAQAGGNVEDRVLREISASFLACQEQHPQVQAKEIILMATDSCQHWGAALNRELGVTVESVTWNHIDSLGWKTGGGTASLEALPVVAGMI, encoded by the coding sequence GTGCTCGGATTCGGCGGTAAACCGAGGTTTTGTCTGAAGGTCGGGAGCCGTGGATTGGTGTGGGGGGAGCACATTCGCACGTGGCGTGGTAGGCATCGCTATCGATGCCATTCGTCGCCCCTGCCGGCAGATTCGATCAAGCTGTCGCCGATTGATCCCAATGTGATCAATCATGCCGTGCTGGAGGAACGGCTTCGTTCCCTGGTGAGCTCCGGCAGCCGGAGCCGGTTGACGGAGAAAATCGGAATGTCGGAGCTGCCCAAAGCAATCACTCTGGTGTTGCCGGATTTGGCTGTGCGAACGATTGTTCTCTCTCTGGATCACTTGCCGTCGAGGAGCGAGGAACTCGAAGCCCTCATCCGGTGGAGACTCGGACAGGAGCAGCGCCTTCCGCTTGTCGGCACCAAGTTGGTCTGGCAGGTATTTCCAGCATCCGGGGCGGATGACAATTCTCACGTCGTCCTGGTTGTCGTCATTCAAGACAGCATCCTCCATCAATACGAAGCGGTATGCGAGGCGGCCGGCCTGGTCCCGCGGGAAGTGGGTGTGACGAGTTTCAGCTCCTTTAACCTCTGGCTGCGAGCCGCGGGCGGTCGTCGTAGGCTGCACCATGATCTGGCATGGGTTACGGTGCTCGATGGCGCGCTGACGTGTTTCATCTTTCATGACCGGCGGCCGGTGTTCGTCCGGACAAAGCTTCTTCCCGAAGATCCGGTGCATTCGGCCCAGGCGGGTGGCAACGTCGAGGACAGAGTATTGAGGGAAATCTCGGCGTCGTTTCTCGCTTGTCAGGAGCAGCACCCCCAGGTGCAAGCAAAGGAAATCATCCTCATGGCAACCGATTCCTGCCAGCATTGGGGGGCGGCACTGAACCGGGAACTCGGCGTGACCGTGGAAAGTGTGACCTGGAATCATATCGACTCGCTAGGATGGAAGACCGGCGGCGGCACGGCATCCCTGGAAGCCCTTCCAGTAGTGGCCGGGATGATCTAA
- a CDS encoding type II secretion system F family protein: protein MPVFSYRIARPDGSTLDGQVEGEEEQLVRAKLEGQGYLVFKLQRRGGAVGGSTLSLSPFRGLPLGEFLIFNQELLALVKAGLPVLRVWDLLIERARHSGFQQVLRMVRQDIRGGASVSEALAKHPAYFSELYIATFKAGEQSGNVGDVLQRFITYLKLMLGLRQKVAKALAYPGFLILVGVGVVGFLLAYVMPTFISVYSESAKTLPVATQALIDLVTAAHAYLIPTAVSLAAVLLAGRAYYATPPGHLAADRMLLRAPLLGQIFVKHHTIQLARTLGTILAGGTPLVDALQITKGAVSNRYIAGGIGEAVDDIREGTTLAAALGRPGVFPKLAIEMLSVGEETGALEAMLHDVAEFYEGDLDLRLTQLTTWIEPVLLLVMGVLVGGIVIVMYLPVFQMAGTV from the coding sequence ATGCCGGTCTTTTCGTACAGAATCGCTCGCCCGGATGGATCGACCTTGGACGGTCAAGTCGAAGGCGAGGAGGAGCAACTCGTCCGCGCCAAACTTGAAGGACAGGGGTATCTCGTTTTCAAACTTCAACGCCGTGGCGGAGCGGTCGGCGGTTCCACTCTCAGTCTTTCGCCGTTCCGTGGACTGCCTCTCGGAGAGTTCCTCATCTTCAATCAGGAGTTGCTGGCATTAGTGAAGGCCGGATTGCCTGTGCTCCGCGTGTGGGATCTCTTGATCGAACGGGCGCGCCATTCGGGGTTTCAACAGGTACTCCGGATGGTGAGGCAGGATATTCGCGGCGGCGCTTCCGTTTCCGAGGCGCTTGCCAAACATCCCGCATATTTCTCCGAGCTCTATATCGCCACCTTCAAGGCTGGCGAGCAATCGGGAAACGTGGGGGACGTATTGCAGCGTTTCATCACCTATTTGAAGTTGATGCTCGGACTTCGCCAGAAGGTGGCAAAAGCTCTTGCCTATCCTGGGTTTCTGATTCTCGTCGGCGTCGGGGTCGTCGGATTCTTATTGGCGTATGTCATGCCCACATTCATCTCCGTCTATAGTGAATCGGCCAAGACCTTGCCGGTCGCGACGCAGGCATTGATCGATCTCGTCACGGCGGCACACGCGTATCTGATCCCGACGGCGGTATCGCTCGCGGCCGTGCTATTGGCCGGACGGGCCTATTATGCGACGCCGCCTGGTCACCTAGCGGCGGATCGAATGCTGCTGCGGGCGCCTCTTCTAGGGCAGATTTTCGTGAAACATCATACGATCCAATTGGCGCGGACGTTGGGAACGATCCTCGCCGGGGGGACTCCCCTGGTCGATGCGTTACAGATTACCAAAGGGGCGGTCTCCAACCGATACATTGCCGGGGGAATCGGTGAAGCTGTCGATGACATTCGCGAAGGCACCACCTTGGCTGCCGCGTTGGGCCGACCCGGTGTCTTTCCGAAACTGGCGATCGAGATGCTTTCGGTCGGAGAAGAAACTGGCGCGCTTGAGGCGATGCTTCATGATGTCGCGGAATTCTATGAGGGAGATCTCGATCTTCGGTTGACCCAGTTGACCACCTGGATCGAACCGGTCCTCCTACTGGTCATGGGAGTGCTGGTCGGCGGAATTGTGATCGTCATGTATCTGCCGGTCTTCCAGATGGCGGGAACGGTGTAA
- a CDS encoding aspartate carbamoyltransferase catalytic subunit has translation MSLKRKDLLSLAPLSVEEITLILDTADSFKEVTGREIKKVPALRGRTVVNLFFEPSTRTRTSFELAAKRLSADVINFSPSSSSVVKGETLLDTARNIEAMQADIIVLRHPSAGAAEALARGVKSSVINAGDGWHEHPTQALLDLYTIRQRGLSFEGLKVAIVGDVAHSRVARSNIYALSKLGAEVRLIGPPTMMPWGVERLGARVYRNLDEGLAGVQVIMMLRLQLERQGRALFPTIREYARLFGLTGERVKLADPGAIVMHPGPINRGVEIAPEVADSLSSVILDQVANGVAVRMGILYLLSGAN, from the coding sequence ATGAGCCTTAAACGCAAGGACTTGCTCAGTCTGGCGCCCTTGTCAGTCGAGGAAATCACCCTCATCCTCGATACCGCGGATTCCTTCAAGGAAGTGACCGGGCGGGAGATCAAAAAGGTCCCTGCGTTGCGGGGCCGAACCGTCGTCAATCTGTTTTTTGAACCCAGCACGAGAACGAGGACGTCGTTCGAATTGGCCGCGAAACGCCTCAGCGCCGACGTGATCAATTTTTCTCCTTCGTCGAGCAGCGTGGTCAAGGGTGAAACGTTGCTCGATACCGCCCGTAACATCGAGGCGATGCAGGCGGACATCATCGTCTTACGCCACCCGTCGGCCGGCGCGGCCGAAGCGCTGGCGCGAGGGGTGAAGTCATCCGTGATCAACGCAGGCGACGGATGGCACGAACATCCGACTCAAGCGCTGCTCGACCTCTACACCATCCGCCAGCGCGGATTGTCGTTCGAGGGCCTCAAGGTCGCGATCGTCGGCGACGTCGCCCACAGCCGCGTGGCTCGCTCCAACATCTACGCGCTGTCGAAGTTGGGGGCGGAGGTGCGGCTCATCGGTCCGCCGACCATGATGCCCTGGGGAGTGGAGCGGCTGGGGGCGCGGGTGTACCGTAATTTGGACGAAGGACTCGCCGGTGTGCAGGTGATCATGATGTTGAGACTGCAGCTGGAACGGCAGGGGCGGGCGCTGTTCCCCACGATTCGCGAATATGCACGGCTCTTTGGTTTGACGGGTGAACGGGTCAAGTTGGCCGATCCGGGAGCAATCGTCATGCACCCCGGTCCCATCAATCGCGGCGTGGAAATTGCGCCGGAAGTCGCCGACAGTCTTTCATCGGTCATTCTTGATCAAGTGGCCAATGGCGTGGCGGTTCGGATGGGCATCCTCTACCTCCTGTCGGGGGCGAACTGA
- the pilO gene encoding type 4a pilus biogenesis protein PilO, with amino-acid sequence MNRLIEVLKSPYGPLAPWVGLTILLFGLLWLSMSFGVESADMQLARFEREWLQGRKAHQFHLEARQARKDLAEVWTALPDERDFAPLALGITDEAKRNHVALPALSYKTEPTPVSHITRGILQGTMTGKYEDLRRFLYDLETAEELVYIEDVDLMQAPEHQDQMLTFNIKIATYLKVSEALIGSSQ; translated from the coding sequence ATGAATCGACTGATCGAGGTTCTCAAGAGTCCGTATGGGCCGTTGGCGCCGTGGGTGGGGCTTACCATATTACTGTTTGGACTCCTCTGGCTGAGCATGTCTTTTGGAGTCGAATCGGCCGACATGCAATTAGCTCGATTCGAACGGGAATGGTTGCAGGGCCGCAAAGCGCATCAGTTCCACCTGGAGGCACGGCAGGCGAGAAAGGACTTGGCGGAGGTATGGACGGCTCTTCCCGATGAACGGGATTTCGCTCCGCTGGCGCTGGGCATCACGGATGAGGCCAAGCGAAATCACGTGGCTCTTCCGGCTCTTTCCTACAAGACAGAGCCCACGCCTGTCTCCCACATCACCCGCGGCATTCTGCAAGGGACAATGACCGGCAAGTATGAGGATCTTCGGCGGTTTCTGTACGATCTCGAGACCGCCGAGGAATTGGTTTATATCGAGGACGTCGATTTGATGCAGGCACCAGAACACCAGGATCAAATGTTGACGTTTAACATTAAGATCGCCACGTATCTTAAGGTAAGTGAAGCATTGATCGGATCATCACAGTAA
- the pyrR gene encoding bifunctional pyr operon transcriptional regulator/uracil phosphoribosyltransferase PyrR → MSHVKNDPTQEKPVMDAGDISRAVTRIAHEILERNKGVAQLALVGIRTGGVHLGHRLVRRIHDIEGVTVPMGELDITLYRDDLALRKEQPVLRKTSVPFDISDKIIVLIDDVLFTGRTIRAAMDGLMDLGRPAEIQLAVLIDRGHRQLPIKATYVGKNIPTSREEQIQVLLEEAGEEDRVVISRS, encoded by the coding sequence ATGTCTCACGTGAAGAATGATCCTACGCAAGAAAAGCCGGTGATGGATGCCGGCGATATCAGCCGGGCCGTCACGCGGATCGCCCACGAGATCCTGGAACGGAACAAGGGCGTGGCTCAGTTGGCTTTGGTCGGGATCAGGACCGGCGGGGTCCATCTCGGCCATCGGCTGGTACGGCGCATTCATGACATTGAGGGAGTGACGGTGCCCATGGGAGAGTTGGACATCACCCTCTACCGGGATGATTTAGCTTTGAGGAAGGAGCAGCCGGTTTTACGCAAGACCTCGGTTCCGTTCGATATCTCGGACAAGATCATCGTGCTGATTGACGACGTGCTGTTCACGGGAAGGACGATTCGGGCTGCCATGGATGGACTGATGGACTTGGGCCGCCCGGCCGAAATCCAACTCGCCGTCCTGATCGATCGGGGCCATCGTCAATTGCCGATCAAGGCGACCTACGTCGGCAAGAACATTCCGACCTCACGGGAAGAACAGATTCAAGTGCTGTTGGAGGAGGCTGGTGAAGAGGATCGAGTGGTCATCTCGCGATCGTGA